A window of Argopecten irradians isolate NY chromosome 1, Ai_NY, whole genome shotgun sequence contains these coding sequences:
- the LOC138322689 gene encoding uncharacterized protein isoform X2 — translation MVTSFGFIFLCALTIFISPCLGFFDMFDYYDSFQEQRYGCQTEGGYCLDMYPPPQAAGGAGGGEPQEVEHEGPPTPQPVAQRARAGAAGKTPGKPGATAPPATPAPPRQMVQYPMHYIRQNCMSFDFDYFSCGRTGGVCCYQRP, via the exons ATGGTGACCAGTTTCGGATTTATCTTTCTCTGTGCTCTCACCATTTTTATTTCGCCATGTTTGGGATTTTTTGATATGTTTGACTATTACGACAGCTTTCAAG AACAAAGATACGGTTGCCAAACAGAAGGCGGTTACTGTTTAGATATGTATCCACCTCCACAAGCGGCAGGTGGCGCTGGAGGCGGCGAACCACAGGAAGTTGAACACGAAGGACCACCGACTCCACAACCAGTTGCTCAAAGAGCGAGGGCAGGAGCTGCCGGGAAAACTCCTGGTAAACCCGGCGCAACAGCACCACCAGCCACGCCGGCACCACCCAGACAGATGGTACAATATCCCATGCATTACATCCGCCAGAACTGTATGAGTTTCGATTTTGACTATTTCAGCTGTGGAAGGACGGGAGGCGTGTGTTGTTACCAGAGGCCTTGA